A part of Liolophura sinensis isolate JHLJ2023 chromosome 1, CUHK_Ljap_v2, whole genome shotgun sequence genomic DNA contains:
- the LOC135461641 gene encoding developmentally-regulated protein kinase 1-like, whose amino-acid sequence MSRRFKRFKRLRQQVVEVTRRIWKTCVCCGGIREETRKDIVPLTAVISGTAAMWSRPIRVDNPVGTCCHPLKHDCWLMGQKGHQEDVRCSERNIGSAESEFVYVSQGNFGKPNCSPRQQKTGSGESTVNGEKPGSSDGSSSTDNQSPVEDSSSQETVSPPLSMRSCPVPLYKQPGDLVHQLPMRNCYTPIEVSNGLKYAQNINVTNPLPNSGIVSSVVLSAIEEIDCDADLIVIPSMNPPNKLNQKPDLTLNLSEIISPRADSPPQFRLEFARDEFWYRLRPYDWKIQRNISRNHRSEVDIITLQHRQEAFALKTLNYETSLTEAVHLMDCQSPFVVKMCASFVLGDERYICMDYYKNKDLAHWMRKDCPRKYFSEKEAIWICAYILASLDFLHSKSILHLDVKPGNILIDDKGYPVLGDFGSAVSLANLKNFTRCQKITPAYACPEVQSPFPPVKLWDLWPVACIFYEIITTKSPWQGKSRAETELRASLVLTPDVSMLSPTAQNFVTSQLRPTVTERLGFSAGAREIMRHKIFREVDWDRVKYGHRHDDSHLLDILHKLGSEEVLPTNVAELTRQASASSSCQNNNSWELWASSSSDEDSNEEFHFSACVKREIFTVIEEDEDEETNNRLESQDHNSNNSRVS is encoded by the coding sequence ATGAGTCGACGCTTTAAGAGATTTAAACGTTTACGTCAACAAGTAGTGGAGGTTACAAGAAGAATTTGGAAAACATGTGTTTGCTGTGGAGGGATTCGAGAAGAGACTCGTAAAGACATTGTGCCACTAACAGCAGTCATATCAGGAACCGCGGCCATGTGGTCACGCCCAATCCGGGTAGATAACCCCGTAGGGACCTGCTGTCACCCTCTGAAACACGACTGTTGGCTGATGGGACAAAAGGGACATCAAGAGGATGTGCGGTGTTCTGAGAGAAACATAGGATCAGCGGAGAGTGAGTTCGTCTATGTTAGCCAAGGCAACTTCGGGAAACCTAACTGCTCTCCACGACAGCAGAAGACTGGCTCTGGAGAGTCAACGGTGAATGGAGAAAAGCCAGGAAGTTCAGACGGTTCATCCAGTACCGACAATCAGTCTCCAGTGGAAGACAGTAGTTCACAAGAGACAGTAAGTCCTCCTCTCTCTATGAGATCATGTCCAGTCCCTCTTTACAAGCAACCTGGTGATTTAGTGCATCAACTACCAATGAGAAATTGCTACACGCCGATAGAAGTATCAAATGGACTCAAGTACGCCCAAAATATCAACGTGACAAATCCGCTGCCAAATTCTGGAATTGTTAGTTCTGTTGTCTTGAGTGCTATTGAAGAAATTGATTGTGATGCAGATTTAATAGTGATTCCTTCCATGAATCCGCCGAACAAACTTAATCAGAAACCTGACCTAACTCTTAATCTCTCTGAAATAATTTCACCAAGGGCAGATTCCCCTCCTCAGTTCAGGCTGGAATTCGCCCGTGATGAGTTCTGGTACAGATTACGTCCATACGATTGGAAAATACAAAGGAACATCTCGAGAAACCATAGAAGCGAGGTTGATATTATCACATTACAACATCGTCAGGAAGCATTCGCATTGAAAACGCTTAACTATGAAACCAGTTTAACAGAAGCAGTCCACCTCATGGATTGCCAAAGTCCCTTTGTGGTGAAAATGTGCGCTAGTTTTGTTCTTGGTGATGAGCGATATATCTGTATGGACTATTACAAAAACAAGGACCTTGCTCACTGGATGAGAAAAGATTGCCCTCGGAAATATTTTAGTGAGAAAGAGGCAATTTGGATTTGCGCCTACATTTTGGCAAGCCTGGACTTTCTCCACAGTAAGTCTATTCTCCACCTGGATGTTAAACCAGGTAATATCCTCATCGATGACAAAGGATATCCCGTCTTGGGGGATTTCGGTTCTGCAGTGAGTTTAGCAAACTTGAAAAATTTTACCAGATGTCAGAAGATCACACCTGCGTACGCATGCCCCGAAGTCCAGTCGCCTTTTCCACCGGTGAAACTCTGGGATCTGTGGCCAGTCGCTTGTATATTTTATGAGATCATTACTACCAAAAGTCCCTGGCAGGGTAAGAGCCGAGCTGAGACCGAGCTCAGAGCGTCTCTAGTTCTCACACCGGACGTATCTATGTTATCACCTACAGCTCAGAATTTCGTTACATCTCAGCTCCGACCGACTGTGACCGAAAGGCTGGGTTTCTCGGCTGGTGCCAGAGAGATCATGCGTCACAAGATATTCCGAGAGGTCGACTGGGACCGTGTTAAGTATGGGCATCGTCACGACGACTCGCACTTGTTGGACATATTACACAAGCTGGGATCTGAAGAAGTATTGCCTACCAATGTGGCAGAATTGACTCGCCAGGCCTCAGCATCCTCCTCTtgccaaaacaacaacagctggGAGCTGTGGGCCTCCTCTTCCTCCGATGAAGATTCCAACGAAGAATTCCATTTCTCCGCATGTGTTAAGCGTGAAATCTTCACCGTTATTGAagaagatgaagatgaagaaaCAAACAACAGGCTTGAAAGTCAAGAtcacaacagcaacaacagcagAGTCTCATAA